In Seriola aureovittata isolate HTS-2021-v1 ecotype China chromosome 17, ASM2101889v1, whole genome shotgun sequence, a genomic segment contains:
- the traf7 gene encoding E3 ubiquitin-protein ligase TRAF7, producing the protein MEASFGPTFSAVAAGAKAEGSSTYKSHRRTPSSSSTLTYSPRDDDDGMPPIGTPRRSDSAISVRSLHSESNMSLRSTFSLHEEEEDTEPQVFAEQPSVKLCCQLCCNVFKDPVITTCGHTFCRRCALTSDKCPVDAAKLTVVVNNIAVAEQIGELFIHCKYGCRATASGAAGATASNATVAGKPGAYEVDPLGCPFTIKLSTRKEHEASCDYRPVRCPNNPSCPPLLTMNLEAHLKECEHIKCPHSKYGCTFIGNQDTYETHLEVCKFEGLKEFLQQTDDRFHEMQLTLAQKDQDIAFLRSMLGKLSEKLDQLEKNLELKFDVLDENQSKLSEDLMEFRRDASMLNDELSHINARLNMGILGSYDPQQIFKCKGTFVGHQGPVWCLCVYSTGDLLFSGSSDKTIKVWDTCTTYKCQKTLEGHDGIVLALCIQGNRLYSGSADCTIIVWDIQTLQKVNTIRAHDNPVCTLVSSHNMLFSGSLKAIKVWDIVGTELKLKKELTGLNHWVRALVASQNHLYSGSYQTIKIWDIRSLECVHVLQTSGGSVYSIAVTNHHIVCGTYENLIHVWDIESKEQVRTLTGHVGTVYALAVISTPDQTKVFSASYDRSLRVWSMDNMICTQTLLRHQGSVTALAVSRGRLFSGAVDSTVKVWTC; encoded by the exons ATGGAGGCCTCATTTGGCCCAACCTTCTCAGCCGTGGCTGCAGGAGCTAAAG CAGAAGGGTCCAGCACCTACAAATCGCACAGAAGaactccttcctcctccagcactCTAACCTACTCCCCCCGCGATGATGACGATGGAATG CCTCCCATTGGTACTCCTAGGAGGTCTGATTCGGCCATCTCAGTTCGATCACTCCATTCCGAGTCCAACATGTCTCTGCGCTCCACTTTTTCTCtgcatgaggaggaggaagacacg gaaCCCCAGGTGTTTGCTGAACAGCCGTCAGTAAAACTCTGCTGCCAGCTCTGCTGTAACGTCTTCAAGGACCCTGTCATCACCACATGTGGG CACACCTTCTGCAGACGATGTGCCTTGACTTCAG ACAAGTGCCCAGTGGATGCAGCTAAGCTGACGGTTGTGGTGAACAACATCGCAGTAGCAGAGCAGATAGGAGAGCTGTTCATCCACTGTAAATACGGCTGCAGGGCCACAGCCAGTGGTGCGGCAGGGGCTACAGCCTCCAATGCCACAGTGGCCGGGAAGCCTGGAGCGTACGAGGTGGACCCACTGGGCTGCCCGTTCACTATCAAACTGTCCACACGGAA AGAACATGAGGCCAGTTGTGACTACAGGCCAGTCCGCTGTCCCAACAACCCCTCCTGCCCCCCGCTGCTCACCATGAACCTGGAGGCTCACCTCAAAGAATGTGAGCACATCAAATGTCCACACTCCAAATATGG CTGTACGTTCATCGGTAACCAAGACACGTATGAAACACACCTGGAGGTGTGTAAATTTGAGGGATTGAAGGAGTTTCTGCAGCAGACCGATGACAG GTTCCATGAGATGCAGCTGACTCTGGCCCAGAAGGACCAAGATATTGCCTTCCTGCGCTCCATGTTGGGCAAACTATCAGAGAAATTAGATCAGCTAGAGAAGAACCTGGAACTCAAATTTG atgtgTTGGATGAGAACCAGAGTAAACTGAGCGAGGACCTGATGGAATTTCGTAGAGATGCCTCCATGCTTAAC gatgAATTGTCCCACATCAACGCCAGGCTCAACATGGGAATTCTGGGCT cATACGACCCCCAGCAGATCTTCAAGTGTAAGGGCACGTTTGTTGGCCACCAGGGTCCCGtctggtgtctgtgtgtctacTCCACTGGAGACCTGCTCTTCTCAGGATCCTCAGATAAGACTATCAAG GTCTGGGACACCTGCACCACCTACAAGTGTCAGAAAACCCTTGAGGGTCATGATGGCATCGTACTGGCTCTGTGTATCCAGGG AAACAGGCTATACAGTGGCTCTGCAGACTGCACCATCATT GTATGGGACATCCAGACCCTGCAGAAAGTCAATACTATCCGTGCCCACGACAACCCTGTATGTACACTGGTCTCCTCCCACAACATGTTGTTCAGCGGCTCCCTCAAGGCCATCAAG GTGTGGGACATCGTTGGCAcagagctgaagctgaagaAGGAGCTGACCGGTCTGAATCACTGGGTTAGAGCACTGGTGGCCTCCCAGAACCACCTGTACAGTGGCTCATATCAGACCATCAAG ATCTGGGACATCCGCTCTCTGGAGTGTGTTCACGTCCTACAGACCAGCGGGGGCAGCGTCTACTCCATTGCTGTCACCAACCACCACATCGTCTGTGGCACTTATGAAAACCTAATCCAT GTATGGGACATTGAGTCTAAAGAGCAGGTGCGGACCCTTACAGGTCATGTGGGGACAGTTTATGCTCTCGCTGTCATCTCCACCCCTGACCAGACCAAAGTGTTCAGCGCCTCCTACGACCGTTCCCTCAGG gTGTGGAGCATGGACAACATGATCTGTACCCAGACCCTGCTGAGACACCAGGGTAGTGTAACAGCTCTGGCCGTTTCCAGAGGCCGCCTCTTCTCCGGAGCTGTTGACAGCACCGTCAAG GTGTGGACATGCTAA
- the gng13b gene encoding guanine nucleotide-binding protein G(I)/G(S)/G(O) subunit gamma-13b codes for MDEMDLPQMKKEVESLKYQLAFKREKSSKTVTDLVKWIEDGVPEDPFLNPELMKNNPWVEKGKCILL; via the exons ATGGATGAGATGGACCTGCCCCAGATGAAGAAGGAGGTGGAGAGCCTCAAGTACCAGCTGGCCTTCAAACGAGAGAAGTCCTCCAAAacagtgactga TTTGGTAAAGTGGATAGAGGACGGCGTCCCAGAGGATCCCTTCTTGAACCCGGAGCTGATGAAGAACAACCCTTGGGTGGAGAAAGGAAAATGCATCCTTCTCTAG